The DNA window GAATGGGTAATTCTGATTTTAGAATTTTAAAGAGTTTAACTTAATAATTACTAATGAAAAACAAATTTGCCTTATTTTGTTCACGACTGTTATTAACTCTTTTTTTACAAATTAGTCTTGCTCAAACTACGTCCTTAATTTCTGTAGATTCAAATGGAAAATTAGTTTATATTCCAGACAGTAAAGGCAATATTGTGCCTGATTTTAGTGGGGTAGGGTATATGAACAGTGAATCACCTATTCCAACAGTGGTTGTTGTTAAAACAATTAACCCTGTTTTGGGCGATAACTTAGCCAATATTCAAAATGCCATAAACGAAGTGTCGGTTTTAACTCCAGATGCAAATGGGTTTAGAGGCGCTATACTTTTTAAAGCAGGGACCTACAACATCAGCAATAGTATTACCATTTCGGTTAGCGGAATTGTGCTTCGTGGTGAAGGTTTTGATGGTTCAGGTACTAATTTTATTGCTACTAAAACTTCCCAGCATAATCTAATCAATTTTGTTGGAGGTTCAGGAACGAGTGTAATTTCATCTTCAACAAAAGCCATTACGAATGCTTATTTGCCTATTGGAACCAAGCAGGTTTCAGTTGCTTCTGGTCATACTTTTGGAGTTGGAGATGCCGTTTTTGTGCATCGTATTCCGAATGATACATGGATAAATTTATTGGGAATGAATTTACTAACATCTTATGATCCTTTGGCGACTAATTGGGTTGCGTCATCTTATGATTTGTACTCACAACGAAAAGTAACGGCTGTAAACGGAAACCTAATAACTCTTGATGCCCCAATTATGGATATTATCGATCCTGTATATTCTACCGGAGAATTGATGAAATATACTGATAATAGAATTCAAAAATGTGGCATTGAAAATATGAGAATTTCTTCAACATATACTACTTCAACAGATGAAAATCATGGTTGGGAAGCAGTTTCATTTGACAAAATTTTGAATGGATGGGCACGAAATTTAGAGGTATATTATTTTGGATATTCAGCTCTTCATATCAACAGTTTAGCTTCTTGGATAACGGTCGACAATTGCAAAATGTTGGATGCCAAATCTCTTATTGATGGTGGCAGACGTTATTCGTTTAACGTAGATGGACAACGCAATCTGGTTCAAAATTGCACTACCCGAAACGGAAGACATGATTATGTAAATGGAAGTCGTACTTGTGGACCCAATGTTTTTTATAATAGTTCATCAACCATTCAGAATAGTGATATTGGCCCTCATCATCGCTGGTCAACAGGAATTTTATTTGATAATATTGTGGGTAATGGCAGTCAAGATGTTCAAAACCGACTTGATTCTGGTTCTGGACACGGTTGGTCTGGAGGGCAAATTATGTTTTGGAATTGTACCGCTGGCAAAATGATCGTGCAAGACCCACCTGGTGATCAACGCAATTGGGCTATCGGGTGCAAATCGCCTGAGGTAACCAATGTTGGAGATTGGACTACCGAATTATTGGGAACTGTCGAATCTAAAGGGACTTTTATTGCCGCTATTCCGAGTTTATTTCAAACACAATTGAACGAAAGATTGAGTACGCTTACTGTTAATGAAATTGATTTTTCAGATGAAAACAATAGCATTAGACTATTTCCGAATCCCGCTAAAGACTCTGTTTCAATCCAAAGAAAAAAAGGTTTCATTTCAAAAATGCAAATCGATATTTACAATACAATTGGACAAAAAGTCAAATCATTTCCAGTAAATCCTGATGAGTTCAATGCAAAATATTCGATATCTGAATTAAAAGAAGGAATTTATTTTGTTCATTTTAATGCAACAGATTATTCAAAAACTTTGAAGTTAATTATTAATAGATAATTTAAATTAATAAATATCCAGATGAAAGCAACAAAAGTATCATCAATTCCTATAAAGAATCTATTTATTGCAAGTTTTCTTCTAACAGTATTTTTGTTTTTTTCTGCTGCAATAAAAGCAGCTACTATAAATGTAAGTTCTATTCCAGCTTTGCAAACGGCTATCAATAATTCGAATGCTGGGGATGTTATTATTCTTGCTAATGGAACCTATACCAACTCAATTTTGAATATCGGCAAAAGCAATATTACAGTTAAAGCAGCTTCGCCTGGTGGTGTTTTTTTAAATGGAACGAACGACATCAATATTAATGGAAATTATATCACTCTTAGTGGTTTTCAGTTTACTGTTGGTGACATTGGAAGTGAAATAGTTATTGAAGTTTATGGAAGTAATAATGTACTAACACAATTGAACTTCAGTGGTTATTTTTCAAAAAAATACATTGAAATAAAGGCGGGCACCCGATATAACGAAATTACCTATTGTAATATGGAAAAAAAGCCTGCAGCTGCCGCTTCTGGATGTACCATTCAAATATCGACCTCGCCATCCGTCATTGGCTATCACAAAATACGCTATTGTTCCTTTAAAGATTATTATGGACTAGGTGGTGATTTTGGAAATGAACCTATTCGAATAGGGTTAAGCACCGAAAATGCCAACAAATCAAGAGCCATTGTAGAATATTGCTATTTTAATAATACTGGTCTTGGTGATAGTGAAAGTATCTCTATAAAATGCCAAGAGAATACAATTCGGTTTTGCACTTTTACCAATCAACAAAACGCGATGTTAGTATTTAGAAATGGAGATAATAATGTGGCTTACAGCAATTTTTTCATTAATGCTGGTGGAATTAGAGTAAAAGAAGCC is part of the Flavobacterium nackdongense genome and encodes:
- a CDS encoding T9SS type A sorting domain-containing protein; the encoded protein is MKNKFALFCSRLLLTLFLQISLAQTTSLISVDSNGKLVYIPDSKGNIVPDFSGVGYMNSESPIPTVVVVKTINPVLGDNLANIQNAINEVSVLTPDANGFRGAILFKAGTYNISNSITISVSGIVLRGEGFDGSGTNFIATKTSQHNLINFVGGSGTSVISSSTKAITNAYLPIGTKQVSVASGHTFGVGDAVFVHRIPNDTWINLLGMNLLTSYDPLATNWVASSYDLYSQRKVTAVNGNLITLDAPIMDIIDPVYSTGELMKYTDNRIQKCGIENMRISSTYTTSTDENHGWEAVSFDKILNGWARNLEVYYFGYSALHINSLASWITVDNCKMLDAKSLIDGGRRYSFNVDGQRNLVQNCTTRNGRHDYVNGSRTCGPNVFYNSSSTIQNSDIGPHHRWSTGILFDNIVGNGSQDVQNRLDSGSGHGWSGGQIMFWNCTAGKMIVQDPPGDQRNWAIGCKSPEVTNVGDWTTELLGTVESKGTFIAAIPSLFQTQLNERLSTLTVNEIDFSDENNSIRLFPNPAKDSVSIQRKKGFISKMQIDIYNTIGQKVKSFPVNPDEFNAKYSISELKEGIYFVHFNATDYSKTLKLIINR